One genomic region from Pseudomonas hormoni encodes:
- a CDS encoding alpha/beta fold hydrolase yields the protein MQSSSNLFPVALISAERRGDLSEDVYRLKPGNSPDGTVELAVTRLGMADKPTHGGVPVILLHGSFSNRRFWFSPKGLGLGAYLTRLGFDVWIPEMRGHGLSQRNQNYRKNRVADYARYDLPAIGAFVREQSGQVPHWIGHSLGGITLAAALGGEYIGEPVVASAAFFGTQVSRTYWPLKIPPVEWSGRFILKRFAQLSGSRLKRGPEDEPIGLALESMRWYGLFGRFGDADKDWWAGLAEVRLPVLAVSAAGDHQDPAWACRKLFDQVGSEHKQFINLGREQGFGDNFGHVEMLVSKAAQTEVWPLVARWLADQHTSLSGDKPDLASAV from the coding sequence ATGCAAAGCAGCAGCAACCTATTTCCTGTCGCCCTGATCAGCGCCGAGCGGCGCGGCGATCTGAGCGAAGACGTTTATCGTTTGAAACCCGGCAACAGTCCTGATGGCACTGTGGAGTTGGCCGTGACCCGTTTGGGCATGGCGGATAAGCCCACGCACGGGGGCGTGCCGGTGATTCTGTTGCACGGCAGTTTTTCCAACCGGCGTTTCTGGTTTTCTCCAAAAGGCCTGGGGCTCGGTGCTTACCTGACACGCCTGGGATTCGATGTATGGATTCCGGAAATGCGCGGCCATGGCCTGTCCCAGCGCAACCAGAACTACCGCAAGAACCGCGTCGCCGACTACGCTCGTTACGATCTGCCGGCCATCGGCGCGTTCGTGCGTGAGCAGAGCGGCCAGGTCCCGCACTGGATCGGCCATTCACTGGGCGGAATTACCCTGGCGGCGGCGCTGGGGGGCGAGTACATCGGCGAACCGGTGGTGGCCTCTGCGGCGTTCTTCGGCACGCAAGTCAGCCGCACCTACTGGCCGTTGAAGATTCCGCCGGTTGAGTGGAGCGGGCGCTTCATTCTCAAGCGTTTCGCCCAACTGTCCGGTTCACGGCTCAAGCGCGGCCCGGAGGACGAGCCGATTGGCCTGGCCCTGGAAAGCATGCGCTGGTACGGTCTGTTCGGGCGCTTTGGCGATGCCGACAAGGATTGGTGGGCCGGATTGGCCGAAGTCCGGTTGCCGGTATTGGCGGTGAGTGCGGCGGGCGACCATCAGGATCCTGCGTGGGCCTGTCGCAAGTTGTTTGACCAGGTGGGCTCCGAGCACAAGCAGTTCATCAACCTCGGTCGCGAACAGGGCTTTGGCGACAACTTCGGTCACGTGGAAATGCTTGTCAGCAAAGCGGCGCAGACTGAGGTCTGGCCGTTGGTGGCGCGCTGGTTGGCCGATCAGCACACGTCGTTGTCGGGAGACAAGCCGGATTTGGCGTCGGCAGTCTGA
- the rraA gene encoding ribonuclease E activity regulator RraA yields MNHYITPDLCDAYPELVQVLEPMFSNFGGRDSFGGEIVTIKCFEDNSRVKEQVELKGNGKVLVVDGGGSLRHALLGDMLAEKAANNGWEGLVIYGCIRDVDIIAQTDLGVQALASHPRKSDRRGLGDLNVVVTFAGVTFRPGEYIYADNNGVIISPSPLAMPE; encoded by the coding sequence ATGAACCATTACATCACGCCTGACCTGTGCGACGCCTATCCGGAGCTGGTGCAGGTGCTGGAACCGATGTTCAGCAATTTCGGCGGCCGTGATTCCTTCGGTGGCGAAATCGTGACCATCAAGTGCTTCGAAGACAACTCGCGGGTCAAGGAGCAGGTCGAGCTCAAAGGGAATGGCAAGGTGCTGGTGGTCGACGGTGGCGGTTCCCTGCGTCATGCGTTGCTGGGTGACATGCTGGCCGAGAAAGCCGCGAACAACGGTTGGGAAGGGCTGGTGATCTACGGTTGCATCCGCGACGTGGATATCATCGCGCAGACCGATCTGGGCGTTCAGGCCCTTGCCAGCCACCCGAGGAAATCCGACCGACGCGGGCTCGGCGATCTCAACGTGGTGGTGACCTTTGCCGGCGTGACGTTCCGTCCAGGCGAGTACATCTATGCGGACAACAACGGCGTGATCATCTCGCCAAGCCCGCTTGCAATGCCTGAATAA
- a CDS encoding zinc transporter ZntB: MFEEENAQWGLVHALVLDGKGGARSIARTELDDLQLQAHESLWLHWDRSHPQTQTWLRKSSGLSEFSCDLLLEENTRPRLLQLSDSELLLFLRGVNLNPGAEPEDMVSVRIFAAAQRVISLRLRPLRATDELLVQLGEGKGPKTASELILYMAQYLTNKVQDLVGCLSEVVDEEEEKLDTDERYTPEHDSILQIRRRAAALKRFLAPQRDIFGQLTRIKLPWFVEDDGDYWNELNNSLTRYLEELELTRERVGLVLEAEDRRLSVRMNRTMYRFGIITGIFLPMSFLAGLLGINVGGIPFSASPYGFPIACLMMVSVALGQWWLFRRLRWV; the protein is encoded by the coding sequence ATGTTCGAGGAAGAAAACGCGCAGTGGGGCCTGGTGCATGCCCTGGTGCTGGATGGTAAAGGCGGTGCGCGTTCGATAGCCCGGACTGAACTCGATGACTTGCAGCTGCAGGCGCATGAAAGCCTGTGGCTGCACTGGGATCGCAGTCATCCGCAAACCCAGACCTGGCTGCGCAAATCCAGCGGTCTGAGTGAATTCAGCTGTGATCTGTTGCTGGAAGAAAACACCCGTCCGCGTCTCTTACAGCTTTCCGACAGCGAACTGCTGCTATTTTTGCGCGGGGTCAATCTGAATCCCGGTGCCGAACCGGAAGACATGGTCTCGGTGCGGATTTTCGCCGCGGCACAGCGGGTGATTTCCCTGCGTCTGCGTCCGTTGCGCGCCACCGATGAATTGCTGGTGCAGCTCGGCGAAGGCAAAGGACCGAAAACCGCCTCCGAACTCATCCTTTATATGGCTCAGTACCTCACCAACAAGGTGCAGGATCTGGTCGGTTGCCTCTCGGAAGTGGTCGATGAGGAAGAAGAGAAGCTGGATACCGACGAACGGTATACACCCGAACATGACTCCATTTTGCAGATCCGTCGAAGGGCGGCTGCGCTGAAACGTTTCCTGGCGCCGCAGCGGGATATTTTCGGACAGCTGACGCGGATAAAACTACCCTGGTTTGTTGAAGATGACGGCGATTACTGGAACGAATTGAACAACAGCCTGACACGCTATCTCGAGGAGCTGGAGTTGACCCGGGAGCGCGTGGGGCTGGTCCTGGAGGCTGAAGACCGACGTTTGAGCGTGCGCATGAACCGCACGATGTACCGCTTCGGGATCATCACCGGGATCTTTTTGCCGATGAGTTTTCTGGCCGGTCTTTTGGGTATCAACGTGGGGGGAATTCCGTTCTCTGCCAGCCCTTATGGCTTCCCGATTGCCTGCCTGATGATGGTTTCGGTGGCATTGGGGCAGTGGTGGTTATTCCGACGTTTGCGCTGGGTCTGA
- a CDS encoding mechanosensitive ion channel family protein has translation MELDLWTQSLVTAMTALWTKVANFIPNLFGALVVLLLGFVVAKLLDTLLSKLLAKLGLDRLMGGTGLTKLLSRAGLQVPISTLIGKIVYWFVLLIFLVSAAESLGLERVSATLDMLALYLPKVFGAALVLLVGVLLAQLANGLVRGAAEGVGLDYAAGLGRIAQGLVIIISISVAISQLEVKTDLLNHVIVIVLITVGLAVALAMGLGSREIAGQILAGIYVRELYQVGQQVRVGEVEGQIEEIGTVKTTLLTDEGELVSLSNRILLEQHVSSR, from the coding sequence ATGGAACTTGATCTCTGGACTCAGAGCCTCGTCACTGCAATGACTGCGTTATGGACCAAGGTTGCGAATTTCATTCCGAACCTGTTCGGCGCACTGGTCGTGTTGCTGTTGGGTTTTGTCGTTGCGAAACTTTTGGATACTTTGCTGTCCAAGTTGCTCGCCAAGCTCGGTCTCGATCGCTTGATGGGCGGCACCGGTCTGACAAAATTGCTGTCCCGGGCCGGCCTTCAAGTGCCGATTTCGACGCTGATTGGCAAAATTGTCTATTGGTTCGTTCTGCTGATTTTTCTGGTTTCGGCCGCAGAATCCCTTGGACTTGAGCGAGTTTCAGCTACGCTGGACATGCTTGCGCTGTATTTGCCGAAAGTTTTCGGCGCCGCGCTGGTGCTGCTGGTGGGTGTTTTGCTGGCACAACTGGCCAATGGGCTGGTGCGTGGAGCGGCAGAAGGCGTAGGGCTCGATTACGCCGCAGGGCTGGGGCGAATTGCCCAGGGCCTGGTAATTATCATCAGTATTTCGGTCGCGATCAGCCAGTTGGAGGTCAAGACTGACCTGCTGAACCATGTGATCGTGATTGTATTGATTACCGTTGGTCTGGCGGTTGCGCTGGCAATGGGTTTGGGAAGCCGGGAAATTGCCGGCCAGATTCTTGCGGGAATCTATGTGCGTGAGTTGTATCAGGTTGGGCAACAAGTGCGTGTTGGTGAGGTCGAAGGTCAGATCGAAGAGATCGGCACGGTTAAAACCACATTGCTGACCGATGAGGGTGAGCTAGTCTCTCTCTCCAATCGGATTCTCCTGGAGCAGCATGTGAGTAGCCGCTAA
- the sigX gene encoding RNA polymerase sigma factor SigX: MNKAQSLSTRYDPRELSDEELVARSHTELFHVTRAYEELMRRYQRTLFNVCARYLGNDRDADDVCQEVMLKVLYGLKNFEGKSKFKTWLYSITYNECITQYRKERRKRRLMDALSLDPLEEASEEKAPKPEEKGGLDRWLVYVNPIDREILVLRFVAELEFQEIADIMHMGLSATKMRYKRALDKLREKFAGIAET, translated from the coding sequence TTGAATAAAGCTCAATCGCTCTCCACGCGCTACGACCCCCGCGAGCTCTCTGATGAGGAGTTGGTCGCGCGCTCGCATACCGAGCTGTTTCACGTAACGCGCGCCTATGAAGAATTGATGCGGCGTTACCAGCGAACATTATTTAACGTCTGTGCACGGTATCTTGGGAACGATCGCGATGCAGACGATGTCTGTCAGGAAGTGATGTTGAAGGTGTTGTATGGCCTGAAGAACTTCGAGGGCAAATCGAAGTTCAAGACATGGCTATATAGCATCACGTACAACGAGTGCATCACGCAGTATCGGAAAGAACGGCGAAAGCGTCGCTTGATGGATGCTTTGAGTCTGGACCCCCTCGAGGAAGCGTCTGAAGAAAAGGCGCCGAAACCCGAGGAGAAGGGTGGACTTGATCGCTGGCTGGTGTATGTGAACCCGATTGACCGTGAAATTCTGGTGCTACGATTTGTCGCAGAGCTGGAATTTCAGGAGATCGCAGACATCATGCACATGGGTTTGAGTGCAACAAAAATGCGTTACAAACGCGCTCTAGACAAATTGCGTGAGAAATTTGCAGGCATTGCTGAAACTTAG